Within Sphingobium sp. SCG-1, the genomic segment CAATGTGGCAGGCCACTCGGCGGCATCGCCCGGAAAGCCGATCCACACCCAGTCATGCGGCGCCCATTCGGCGGGCATAAGAAACGTCATGGGGAGGCTCCGATTAGCGCGTGAGAGTCAGCCGCCCTCTACAGGATCGGAGCCTGCAGAACAGCCCCAAACTATTGCCCGGCGCGGCTCTTGTCGCGGATTGCGCGGAACTCATCGCCTTGCACCCAGTTGGGCCAGGCCTTCGTCTCCGCCAGTTCGCGCCCGACGTCGTAATAGAGCTTGAGGTCCGCCAGAGTGCCGCTCCAGTCCCACTTTGGATCATATTCGTCCTTGGGCCCATGATAGCGATGCTCTTCATAATCCTTCGCCGCTGCGTCGCCTGCAGCGGTGCCGCCCTCCACCAGATCGTTGCCGGCCTCAAAATACAGCATCGGCACGCCCTGCTTGGCGAAACTGAAATGGTCGGAGCGATAGTAAAAGCCCTTTTCCGGCGTGGGTTCCAGCGTCCCGACACGGCCCTGCGTCTTCAATGCGCGATCCAGATACGCGTCAAGTTCCGATTTGCCTTTCCCGATCACCGTCACGTTCTTTGCGGGACCGGCGAGGCTCAGCGCATCCATGTTGACGCCGCCGACGGTCTTGTTGAGCGGCAGGACGGGATTTTCGCCATAGTAAGCCGATCCAAGCAGCCCGGATTCCTCGCCGGTCACCGCAAGGAACGCCAGGCTGCGGGCAGGCGGCCCGGCCTTCACGTTCGCTTGGGCAAGGGCGACAAGCGCCGCCGTGCCTGTGGCATTGTCGATCGCGCCATTGCAGATGTCGTCGCCGTCGGGCGCGGCCTCACACCGTCCCAGATGATCCCAATGCGCGCTGTAGAGCACATACTCATCCGGCGCGGTCTTTCCCGGCAGGATCGCAATGACGTTCTTCGACTTGTGCTTGCGGATTTCGTTGTCGAAGGAGACGGACGCCTTCACCGCGCCAACAGGCACAGCCTTGAACCCCGGTTTCTTCGCGGCCGCCGTCAGCGTGGCGAGGTCCAGGCCTGCGCTCGCCATCAGTGCCTGCGCCTTATTCTTCTGGATCCACCCGATCGCGGGTACGTCGCCCGCATTGCCATCCGCACTGTCGGCAACCTGCTGCGCGCCGGTCCAGCTCGACTGCACCACATTCCAGCCATAGGCCGCCGGCACCGTATCGTGCACGATGATAGCCGCCGCCGCGCCCTGCCGCGCCGCTTCCTCAAATTTGTAGGTCCAGCGGCCATAATAGGTCATCGCACGGCCGTTGAACGGCCCTTCCAGGCCCTGCGTTTCGTAGTCGGGATCGTTCACCAGGATGATGACGGTCTTGCCCTTCACGTCCAGCCCGGCATAGTCGTTCCACCCCTTTTCGGGAGCATTGATGCCGTAGCCGACGAACACCACCGGACTGTCCTTGACGTCGATGCGCGGTTTGACCTGATATGTGCCGACGACCATCTCTGGTCCATAGGCTGCGCTGACCGTAGCCTTGCCGCCCGTGAAGCTGAGCGGCGTGACGTTCTTCGCGGTGATCTCCACCAACGGCACGTCCTGGAACCAGCTGCCCTTGTTTCCCGGCTTCAACCCAAGCTTCTGAAACTCCGCAACGAGCAGCGCCAGCGCCTTCTCTTCACCAACAGTACCCGGTGCGCGACCTTCATAGGCGTCGGAGGACAATTCCTTCACCAGCCGCTTCATAGTATCGACGGAGATGGCGGGGGCAGGTGCAGCGGACGAAGCCGTGGCGACGGATAGCATTGCTGCTCCGGCGAGCAGGAGAGAGAATGAACGCATGAATATAAGTCCCTGAATGAGTATGGACTTATAGTGACAGCCACGCGGAGCGCCCACAACGAAAAAGGGCGGCTCCCGCAGGAACCGCCCTTTTGTAGATCGGAAGATCCGAAACGATCAGCGCGAATAGAATTCGACGACCAGGTTCGGTTCCATTTTCACCGGATAAGGTACTTCGTCCAGCGTCGGAACGCGTGTGTAGGTGATCTTTGCGCTGCCATCGGGAGCGATATAGTCAGGGATATCACGCTCGGCGAGGCTCTGCGCTTCCATGACCAGCGCCATTTCCTGCGCCTTCTTGCCCAGCGTCACTTCGTCGCCCGGCTTCACCAGACGCGACGCGATGTTGCACTTCACGCCGTTCACATAGATGTGGCCGTGGTTCACGATCTGACGCGCGGACCAGATGGTCGGCGCAAACTTGGCGCGATACACGACGGCGTCGAGGCGACGCTCCAGCAGACCGATCATGTTCTGGCCGGTGTCGCCCTTCATACGGGCAGCTTCCGTGTAGTTCTTCTTGAACTGCTTCTCGGTCACGTCGCCATAATAGCCCTTCAGCTTCTGCTTGGCGCGCAGCTGAATGCCATAGTCGGAGACTTTGCCCTTGCGGCGCTGACCGTGCTGGCCGGGGCCGTACTCACGCTTGTTGACCGGGGACTTGGGACGACCCCAGATGTTTTCACCCATCCGGCGGTCGAGTTTGTGCTTGGCGCTATGGCGCTTAGACATATGTATTCCTTAACAATTGCTACAACGTTGGCCACCTGAAAGGCAGCGTCGATCCCGGTACTCGCTGCGGCATGGCATAACGTGAATTACGCATGACGCGGCCACCGCTTCACCGGGATGCGGGGCCAATTGCGAAGGCGGGCCTATGAAGGGGGCGGGCAGTGATGTCAACCCCGCGTTCGGCTCTCGACAGCATCCCGCCCGCCGCTTAGGAACGCGGCATGACGAAACCGCTCTCCCCTGCAGATTGCCAGACGATGACTGACGTACGCAAAGGCGTCGATGCCCTTGATCAGCGCATTGTCGCGCTGTTTGCCGATCGCTTCGCCTATATGCGCGCCGCCGCGCGGATCAAGCCGGATCGCGGCCATGTCCGTGACGAAGATCGCAAAGCGCAGGTGATCGCGAATGCGCGGGCTGAGGCGGAACGGCGGGACATTCCTGGGGACGCCGTTGCAGCGATCTGGGAGACGCTGGTGGAAGCGTCGATCGCTTACGAGATGAGAGAGTTCGACCGGCTGAAAAGTTAGGGCATGCCCCGCGGCCGTGACTTGGCCAGTGCCGATAACACCCCGCGCAAGGTCCGGACTTCCTGACTGTTCCAGCCTGGCTTCGTCAGCACCGTCCGCAATTGTCGCTTGGTTGCCGGCGTTCGGTCGGGTGGGAAGAAATAGCCTGAAGCCTCCAGCATTGCTTCAAGTTGCCCGATCATCCCGTCCAGTTCCTCCTGCGGCGCGGGCGTCCCAAGGTCATTGAGCGTGGGCGAGACCAGCGACGCCTGCTTCGACCATTCATACGCGCACAGGATCACTGCCTGCGCGAGATTGAGAGAGCCGAACTCCGGGTTGATCGGGACGGTCAGGATCTTGCGCGCGACCGCGACGTCATCGGTTTCCAGCCCCGATCGCTCCGGCCCGAACACGAATGCACTCCGCCCGGTAGCCGAATGGATTTCGTGCGCGGCTTCCTCCGGCGTCACGACCGGCTTAGTGACGCCGCGCTTGCGCACCGTCGTCGCATAGACATGCTGGCAATCGGCCACGGCCTCGGAGAGCGTCTCGAAAACTGTCGCCCGCTCCAGTACAATGTCGGCGCCTGCCGCCGCCGGACCAGCGTCGGGATTGGGCCACCCATCACGCGGCGACACCAGCCGCAATTCGGTCAGCCCGAAATTCAGCATGGCCCGCGCTGCTTTGCCGATGTTCTCGCCGAGCTGCGGCCGGACGAGGACGATGATAGGGTGGGTGGCCGTGACCTCTGGCATTTCCTCACCATCCGTTCGCCCTGAGCGAAGTCGAAGGGCTCCGTCGAGCGAAGCCGAGGCTAGGTCACCGTGGGAGATCGAAGCCCTTTTCAATCGCTCCCAATTCTCGGCAATCAATGCTTCCTTCTTCTTCCGCGACCACCCCTTGATCTGCATTTCTGCAGACAATGCCTCCGCACGCGTCTCAAAAGCGGCAGACCACATCAGTTCGACAGGGCGCTTGTCGTAAGTATAGCCCCTTATCTCTCCGGATTGATGCTGCGCCACTCGCTTTTCAAGATCATCGGAATGGCCAGTGTAATAAGACCCGTTTGCGCAACGCAGGACGTAGGCGAAGAAACTCATTGGTTACGTAGGCCTCGCGATGCTCGGCCTGGCCCTTCGACTTCGCTCAGGGCGAACGGAAGGAAAAACGGGCTGGCGTCACTCACCCCCCACCTCTTTCACCGTACTCGCGAAATCCTCAAAATCACGCGCTTCGCCGAAGTCCTTATATACGCTCGCAAAGCGGATATAGGCGACGCTATCCAGCCCCTTAAGGCCATCCATCACCATTTCACCGATAGTCTTGGCCTGCACTTCGCTCTCGCCACTGGTCTCTAACTGCCGCTGGATGCCGGAGACGAGTTTCTCCATTTTCACAGCATCAATCGGCCGCTTCCGGCAGGCGATGCCGATGGACCGTGCCAGCTTATCGCGCTCAAAAGGTTCGCGTCGCCCCTCGCTTTTCAGCACCCAAACTTCGCGGAGTTGTATCCGCTCGAAGGTCGTAAAGCGCGCGCCGCACGCCTCACACTGCCGCCGCCGTCGGATCGCGCCGTTGTCCTCGGTTGGACGGCTGTCTTTTACCTGGCTGTCTTCATGGCTGCAGAAGGGGCACCGCAAGTCCTAACCCTCGTAGATCGGGAAACGCGCGCAGAGCGCCGAAACCCGCTTGCGCACATCGGCTTCGACGGCGGGATCTCCCGCTTCACCCTTGTCGCGCAGTGCCGCCAGAACGTCTGCAATCATGTCGCCGATGCTCTCGAACTCCGCCACGCCGAAGCCGCGCGTCGTTCCCGCAGGCGAACCAACGCGAATACCGCTGGTCTTTGTCGGGGGCAGGGGATCACCCGGCACGCCGTTCTTATTGCAGGTGATGTGGCTGCGCTCCAGCGCCTCGTCCGCATCCTTGCCGCTGATCCCGTAGGGGCGCAGATCGATCAGCGCGAGATGCGTGTCGGTGCCGCCGGAAATCACGTCCAGCCCACGCGACTTCAAACGCGCCGCCAAAGCCTGCGCGTTCTTCACCACCGCCGCAGAATATGCCTTGAACTCAGGCGTCAATGCCTCCCCGAATGCTACCGCCTTTGCGGCGATCACATGCATCAGCGGCCCGCCCTGAAGGCCGGGGAATACCGCCGAGTTGATCTTCTTCGCGATTGCCTCGTCATCGGTCAG encodes:
- a CDS encoding M28 family peptidase encodes the protein MRSFSLLLAGAAMLSVATASSAAPAPAISVDTMKRLVKELSSDAYEGRAPGTVGEEKALALLVAEFQKLGLKPGNKGSWFQDVPLVEITAKNVTPLSFTGGKATVSAAYGPEMVVGTYQVKPRIDVKDSPVVFVGYGINAPEKGWNDYAGLDVKGKTVIILVNDPDYETQGLEGPFNGRAMTYYGRWTYKFEEAARQGAAAAIIVHDTVPAAYGWNVVQSSWTGAQQVADSADGNAGDVPAIGWIQKNKAQALMASAGLDLATLTAAAKKPGFKAVPVGAVKASVSFDNEIRKHKSKNVIAILPGKTAPDEYVLYSAHWDHLGRCEAAPDGDDICNGAIDNATGTAALVALAQANVKAGPPARSLAFLAVTGEESGLLGSAYYGENPVLPLNKTVGGVNMDALSLAGPAKNVTVIGKGKSELDAYLDRALKTQGRVGTLEPTPEKGFYYRSDHFSFAKQGVPMLYFEAGNDLVEGGTAAGDAAAKDYEEHRYHGPKDEYDPKWDWSGTLADLKLYYDVGRELAETKAWPNWVQGDEFRAIRDKSRAGQ
- the rpsD gene encoding 30S ribosomal protein S4; amino-acid sequence: MSKRHSAKHKLDRRMGENIWGRPKSPVNKREYGPGQHGQRRKGKVSDYGIQLRAKQKLKGYYGDVTEKQFKKNYTEAARMKGDTGQNMIGLLERRLDAVVYRAKFAPTIWSARQIVNHGHIYVNGVKCNIASRLVKPGDEVTLGKKAQEMALVMEAQSLAERDIPDYIAPDGSAKITYTRVPTLDEVPYPVKMEPNLVVEFYSR
- a CDS encoding chorismate mutase translates to MTKPLSPADCQTMTDVRKGVDALDQRIVALFADRFAYMRAAARIKPDRGHVRDEDRKAQVIANARAEAERRDIPGDAVAAIWETLVEASIAYEMREFDRLKS
- a CDS encoding TrmJ/YjtD family RNA methyltransferase; translation: MSFFAYVLRCANGSYYTGHSDDLEKRVAQHQSGEIRGYTYDKRPVELMWSAAFETRAEALSAEMQIKGWSRKKKEALIAENWERLKRASISHGDLASASLDGALRLRSGRTDGEEMPEVTATHPIIVLVRPQLGENIGKAARAMLNFGLTELRLVSPRDGWPNPDAGPAAAGADIVLERATVFETLSEAVADCQHVYATTVRKRGVTKPVVTPEEAAHEIHSATGRSAFVFGPERSGLETDDVAVARKILTVPINPEFGSLNLAQAVILCAYEWSKQASLVSPTLNDLGTPAPQEELDGMIGQLEAMLEASGYFFPPDRTPATKRQLRTVLTKPGWNSQEVRTLRGVLSALAKSRPRGMP
- the nrdR gene encoding transcriptional regulator NrdR, whose translation is MRCPFCSHEDSQVKDSRPTEDNGAIRRRRQCEACGARFTTFERIQLREVWVLKSEGRREPFERDKLARSIGIACRKRPIDAVKMEKLVSGIQRQLETSGESEVQAKTIGEMVMDGLKGLDSVAYIRFASVYKDFGEARDFEDFASTVKEVGGE